One part of the Sphingobium yanoikuyae genome encodes these proteins:
- a CDS encoding putative DNA modification/repair radical SAM protein has product MSALSTRKKLEILADAAKYDASCASSGTTKRDSRDGKGIGSTEGMGICHAYAPDGRCISLLKILLTNSCIFDCHYCINRRSSDVRRARFTAREVVDLTLSFYRRNYIEGLFLSSGIIRSSDYTMEQMVEVARSLREDHDFRGYIHLKTIPDADPELLRQAGLHADRLSINVELPTEPGLKRLAPEKDGRRIEGAMAQMRSQMDDMGDARRKYRHAPRFAPAGQSTQMIVGADAADDRAIIQRASSLYDRHRLRRVYYSAFSPIPSPSSVLPLKRPPLMREHRLYQSDWMMRFYGYSAAEVAAATDRDSGCLPLDIDPKLAWALQHRASFPVDVNHAPREMLLRVPGLGVKAVDRILASRRHRRLRLEDVARLTTSIVKLRPFLIAADWRPVQLADRVDLSAQLRRPAAQLELF; this is encoded by the coding sequence ATGTCCGCCCTGTCCACCCGTAAAAAGCTCGAAATCCTCGCCGATGCCGCCAAATATGACGCATCCTGCGCCTCGTCGGGCACGACCAAGCGGGATTCGCGCGACGGCAAGGGGATAGGATCGACCGAGGGCATGGGCATTTGCCATGCCTATGCGCCCGACGGCCGCTGCATCTCGCTGCTGAAAATCCTGCTGACCAACAGCTGCATCTTCGACTGCCATTATTGCATCAATCGCCGGTCGAGCGATGTTCGCCGCGCTCGCTTCACCGCGCGCGAAGTGGTCGACCTCACGCTCAGCTTCTACCGCCGCAACTATATTGAGGGGCTGTTCCTCTCCTCCGGCATCATCCGCTCGTCCGACTATACGATGGAGCAGATGGTCGAGGTCGCCCGCAGCCTGCGCGAGGATCATGATTTTCGCGGCTATATCCATCTGAAGACCATTCCCGACGCCGATCCGGAACTGCTGCGTCAGGCCGGCCTCCATGCCGATCGGCTGTCGATCAATGTCGAGCTGCCGACCGAACCCGGCCTCAAGCGGCTGGCGCCGGAAAAGGACGGCCGCCGGATCGAGGGAGCGATGGCGCAGATGCGCAGCCAGATGGACGATATGGGCGACGCCCGCCGCAAATATCGGCATGCCCCGCGCTTTGCCCCGGCGGGCCAGTCGACCCAGATGATCGTCGGCGCCGATGCCGCCGACGATCGCGCCATCATCCAGCGCGCGAGCAGCCTTTATGACCGGCACAGGCTGCGTCGCGTCTATTACAGCGCCTTCTCCCCCATACCCTCGCCCAGCAGCGTGCTGCCGCTCAAGCGCCCGCCGCTGATGCGCGAGCATCGGCTCTACCAGTCGGACTGGATGATGCGCTTCTATGGCTATTCCGCGGCCGAGGTCGCCGCCGCCACCGACCGGGACAGTGGCTGCCTGCCGCTCGACATCGACCCAAAGCTCGCCTGGGCCTTGCAGCATCGCGCCAGCTTCCCGGTCGACGTCAATCATGCGCCGCGCGAAATGCTGCTGCGGGTGCCGGGGCTGGGGGTGAAGGCAGTCGACCGCATCCTGGCCAGTCGCCGCCATCGCCGGCTGCGGCTAGAGGATGTCGCGCGCCTGACCACATCCATCGTCAAGCTGCGCCCCTTCCTGATCGCCGCCGACTGGCGCCCGGTGCAACTGGCCGACCGAGTCGATCTGTCCGCGCAGTTGCGGCGTCCCGCCGCCCAGCTCGAACTTTTTTAA
- a CDS encoding hemerythrin domain-containing protein, which produces MAKASIFDRLKQDHDAHRQLFDKMAAATREKDDDRLEKLFDQFKVEVTAHAAAEEETLYATMLAQPDLREDAQHSVSEHKEIDDFLEELDGLKFNGDAWRRTFDQLKKRYLHHIEEEEEEMFPDAAKELSAAEEEKLAKLFAKRKPAELARAEAED; this is translated from the coding sequence ATGGCCAAGGCCAGCATTTTCGATCGCCTGAAACAGGATCATGACGCCCATCGCCAGCTGTTCGACAAGATGGCGGCGGCGACGCGGGAAAAGGATGACGACCGGCTGGAAAAGCTGTTCGACCAGTTCAAGGTCGAAGTGACGGCCCATGCCGCCGCCGAGGAAGAGACGCTCTACGCCACCATGCTGGCCCAACCCGACCTGCGCGAGGATGCGCAGCACAGCGTGTCCGAGCACAAGGAAATCGACGATTTTCTGGAGGAACTGGACGGCCTCAAATTCAACGGCGATGCCTGGCGCCGCACCTTCGACCAGCTGAAGAAGCGCTACCTCCACCATATCGAGGAGGAAGAGGAAGAGATGTTCCCCGACGCCGCGAAGGAACTGAGCGCCGCCGAGGAGGAAAAGCTGGCGAAGCTGTTCGCCAAGCGCAAGCCCGCCGAACTGGCCCGTGCCGAGGCGGAGGACTGA
- a CDS encoding UdgX family uracil-DNA binding protein (This protein belongs to the uracil DNA glycosylase superfamily, members of which act in excision repair of DNA. However, it belongs more specifically to UdgX branch, whose founding member was found to bind uracil in DNA (where it does not belong), without cleaving it, appears to promote DNA repair by a pathway involving RecA, rather than base excision.) produces the protein MHRVTLAGPDDFEGWRDAARAMALAAIPADAILWDVAGSATPDLFGSDATPLPPAPADAVFSVPRAFVELAQSAILHRDPARFALLYSLLLAVRAVPGRMEDRADPLLRRVEDLAKAVRRDIHKMRAFVRFRELDEGDGPRFIAWFEPDHHIVRANAGFFTRRFASMRWSILTPEVSIHWDGHILTEGPGAQRGDAPAEDPVEDVWKGYYAAIFNPARLKTGAMLSEMPRKYWRNLPEAALIPDLVAGAQAREAAMIATAPRPAARTGNSRAAWQALRDEAMACTRCPLHGPATQTVFGDGPLDASLLFIGEQPGDQEDLAGRPFVGPAGQLFDAALAEAGVDRARAYVTNAVKHFKYEQRGKRRLHQTPDVPEIRACRWWLEQELDLIRPRIIVALGATAARALLGKPVTISQMRGRPIPLDDGVEAWITVHPSYLLRLPDPDRQAQEQARFVGDLRMVGERLAIRA, from the coding sequence ATGCATCGGGTGACGCTGGCGGGGCCGGATGATTTTGAGGGCTGGCGCGATGCGGCCCGCGCGATGGCCCTGGCCGCCATTCCCGCCGACGCCATCCTCTGGGACGTTGCGGGCAGCGCCACGCCCGACCTGTTCGGCAGCGACGCGACGCCCCTGCCCCCGGCTCCGGCGGATGCCGTCTTCTCCGTGCCGCGCGCCTTTGTCGAACTGGCGCAAAGCGCGATCCTCCATCGCGACCCCGCCCGCTTCGCCCTGCTCTACAGCCTGTTGCTGGCGGTGCGCGCGGTGCCCGGCCGTATGGAGGATCGCGCCGATCCGCTGCTGCGCCGGGTCGAGGATCTGGCCAAGGCGGTGCGGCGCGATATCCACAAGATGCGCGCCTTCGTCCGCTTCCGTGAACTGGATGAAGGCGACGGCCCGCGCTTCATCGCCTGGTTCGAGCCGGACCATCATATTGTCCGCGCCAATGCCGGCTTCTTCACCCGCCGCTTCGCCTCGATGCGCTGGTCGATCCTGACGCCGGAAGTCAGCATCCATTGGGATGGCCACATATTGACCGAAGGCCCCGGCGCGCAGCGCGGCGACGCCCCGGCCGAAGATCCCGTCGAAGATGTGTGGAAGGGCTATTATGCCGCCATCTTCAACCCGGCCCGGCTGAAGACCGGGGCGATGCTGTCGGAAATGCCGCGCAAATATTGGCGCAACCTGCCCGAAGCTGCCCTCATCCCCGATCTGGTCGCCGGCGCCCAGGCGCGCGAGGCGGCAATGATCGCCACCGCTCCCCGCCCCGCAGCCCGCACCGGCAACAGCCGCGCCGCCTGGCAGGCGCTGCGCGACGAGGCGATGGCCTGCACCCGCTGCCCGCTGCACGGGCCGGCCACGCAGACCGTGTTTGGCGACGGTCCGCTCGACGCATCTTTGCTCTTCATCGGCGAACAGCCCGGCGATCAGGAGGATCTGGCTGGCCGCCCCTTTGTCGGTCCCGCGGGGCAATTGTTCGATGCCGCCCTGGCCGAGGCCGGCGTGGATCGGGCACGCGCCTATGTCACCAACGCCGTCAAGCATTTCAAATATGAACAGCGCGGCAAGCGCCGCCTGCACCAGACGCCCGACGTGCCGGAGATCAGGGCCTGCCGCTGGTGGCTGGAACAGGAACTGGACCTGATCCGCCCGCGCATCATCGTCGCCCTGGGCGCCACCGCCGCCCGTGCCCTGCTGGGCAAGCCGGTGACGATCAGCCAGATGCGCGGCCGCCCGATCCCGCTCGACGACGGCGTCGAAGCCTGGATCACCGTCCATCCCAGCTATCTGCTGCGCCTGCCCGACCCCGATCGTCAGGCGCAGGAACAGGCCCGCTTCGTCGGCGACCTGCGGATGGTCGGCGAACGGCTTGCCATCCGCGCCTGA
- a CDS encoding metal-dependent hydrolase family protein — MIWGKAAALAACSMAALVAVSAPAVMAKDVVVHAGRMIDGTGAAAREKVSILIHDDRITAIQSGFVTPAGAEVIDLSAKTVLPGLIDTHDHITAGWHSGDPIRNAVTRSAYEDAIEATGFVRNTLLAGFTSVRDCGADTQVIVALKKSIDGAVIPGPRLWVAGTPLGPTGGHGDAVNGLRVEFADIPHISDNVIDSPEAARIAVRRLKREGADLIKIMPSGGVMSIGDDPKHQLMTDEEIKAVIDTAHSLGMKVAAHAHGKEAIDHTIALGVDSIEHGSYADAGSYKIFKQYGAYLVPTMLVGERVYQRAREHPEQLNPSTAEKALVIGPLLQKNLRDAYAAGVKIAFGTDTFGLSDHGENAQEFALMVRAGMPAMEAIKAATANAADLLGSADVGTLQAGRYADLIAVDGDPLADVRQLEKVGFVMKGGAVVKADGKPMI, encoded by the coding sequence ATGATCTGGGGGAAGGCAGCGGCGCTGGCCGCATGCAGCATGGCGGCGCTGGTCGCAGTGTCGGCGCCGGCCGTAATGGCCAAGGATGTCGTGGTCCATGCCGGACGGATGATCGACGGCACCGGCGCCGCCGCGCGCGAGAAAGTGTCGATCCTGATCCATGACGATCGCATCACCGCGATCCAGTCGGGCTTCGTCACGCCCGCCGGCGCGGAGGTGATCGACCTGTCGGCCAAGACCGTGCTGCCCGGCCTGATCGACACCCATGACCATATCACCGCCGGCTGGCACAGCGGCGACCCGATCCGCAATGCGGTGACGCGCAGCGCCTATGAGGACGCGATCGAGGCGACCGGCTTCGTGCGCAACACGCTGCTCGCCGGCTTCACCTCGGTCCGCGACTGCGGCGCCGATACCCAGGTGATCGTCGCGCTCAAGAAATCGATCGACGGCGCCGTCATCCCCGGCCCGCGCCTGTGGGTGGCCGGCACGCCGCTCGGTCCCACCGGCGGCCATGGCGACGCGGTCAACGGCCTGCGCGTCGAATTTGCCGACATTCCCCACATCAGCGACAATGTGATCGACAGCCCGGAAGCCGCTCGCATCGCCGTGCGCCGGCTCAAGCGCGAGGGCGCCGACCTCATCAAGATCATGCCGTCGGGCGGGGTCATGTCGATCGGCGATGATCCCAAGCATCAGCTGATGACCGACGAGGAGATCAAGGCGGTGATCGACACCGCCCATAGCCTGGGCATGAAGGTCGCGGCCCATGCCCATGGCAAGGAAGCGATCGACCACACGATTGCGCTGGGCGTCGATTCGATCGAACATGGTTCCTATGCCGACGCCGGCAGCTACAAGATCTTCAAGCAATATGGCGCCTATCTGGTGCCGACCATGCTGGTGGGCGAGCGCGTCTATCAGCGCGCCAGGGAACATCCCGAACAGCTCAATCCCTCGACCGCCGAAAAGGCGCTGGTGATCGGCCCGCTGCTGCAGAAGAATCTGCGCGATGCCTATGCCGCCGGGGTCAAGATCGCTTTCGGTACCGACACGTTCGGCCTGTCCGACCATGGCGAAAATGCCCAGGAATTCGCGCTGATGGTGCGGGCGGGCATGCCGGCGATGGAAGCGATCAAGGCCGCCACCGCCAATGCCGCCGACCTGCTGGGCAGCGCCGATGTCGGTACGTTGCAGGCCGGCCGCTATGCCGACCTGATCGCGGTCGACGGCGACCCGCTGGCCGATGTCCGCCAGCTCGAAAAGGTCGGATTCGTGATGAAGGGCGGCGCCGTGGTGAAGGCCGATGGCAAGCCGATGATCTGA
- a CDS encoding DUF1489 family protein: protein MPLHLTKIAFQSESPATLKAWLESHADEARLTTRYLPKRLEEMEGGSLYWIHGHALVGRSPILGFQETGQGRYWIRLAPRLIPVRTAPKRAHQGWRYLENKDAPPDLGGGEADDLEAMPPAMLNELARLGLV from the coding sequence ATGCCGCTGCACCTGACCAAGATCGCCTTCCAGAGCGAAAGCCCCGCGACCCTCAAGGCCTGGCTGGAAAGCCATGCGGACGAGGCGCGCCTGACCACCCGTTACCTGCCCAAACGACTGGAGGAGATGGAGGGCGGATCGCTCTACTGGATTCACGGCCATGCGCTGGTCGGCCGCAGCCCGATCCTGGGATTTCAGGAGACCGGGCAGGGGCGCTACTGGATCCGGCTGGCGCCGCGGCTGATCCCGGTACGGACGGCGCCCAAGCGGGCGCATCAGGGCTGGCGCTATCTGGAGAACAAGGATGCGCCGCCCGATCTGGGCGGGGGCGAGGCGGACGATCTGGAAGCGATGCCGCCCGCCATGCTGAACGAACTGGCGCGGCTGGGGCTGGTCTGA
- the mgtE gene encoding magnesium transporter, with the protein MTERGDLAEPRPHEELADESLISAGMEQAESSLDEDDRLKPEFLSAVLDAVDEGDIDHARELVSPLHPADIADLLELTPAEQRGEVAAALGDLVGAEVLSELNDYVRDDLIGALAPEQVAEFASELDTDDAVAIIEDMEEADQQAVLEAMEPEDRAAIESALSYPEESAGRMMQRDLVAVPEHMTVGQVIDYLRDNGDLTRDFWEIFVVDEGHKPIGTCQLSWVLTCPRGIAMADLMKREQTLIPVDMDQEEVALRFQKYALISAAVVDGSGRLVGMITVDDIVHIISEEAGEDILRLSGAGEGDINEPVMDSYRARVRWLLTNLLTALVASTIIGIFEHTIEKMVALATLMPIVAGVGGNAGSQTMAVTVRALATNQITGSNARRTILREIRVALLNGCTVALVLGLGVGLVFHNVALGGVIAAAMMTNIVTAGLAGAAVPLAFDRMNLDPAVASSIFVTMITDSMGFFAFLGLATAAGLTG; encoded by the coding sequence ATGACCGAACGTGGCGATTTGGCCGAGCCGCGGCCGCACGAGGAACTTGCTGACGAGAGTCTGATCTCGGCCGGTATGGAGCAGGCCGAGTCGAGCCTGGACGAGGATGACCGGCTGAAGCCCGAATTCCTGTCCGCCGTGCTGGATGCGGTGGATGAAGGCGATATCGACCATGCGCGCGAGTTGGTTTCGCCGCTGCACCCCGCCGACATCGCCGACCTTCTGGAACTGACGCCCGCCGAGCAGCGTGGCGAAGTGGCCGCCGCGCTGGGCGACCTGGTTGGCGCGGAGGTTCTGTCCGAACTCAATGATTATGTGCGCGACGACCTGATCGGCGCGCTGGCGCCCGAACAGGTCGCCGAATTCGCCTCCGAACTCGATACCGACGACGCCGTCGCGATCATCGAGGACATGGAGGAGGCCGACCAGCAGGCGGTGCTGGAGGCGATGGAGCCGGAGGATCGCGCCGCGATCGAGTCCGCGCTTTCCTATCCCGAAGAATCCGCTGGCCGCATGATGCAGCGCGACTTGGTCGCGGTGCCCGAACATATGACGGTCGGCCAGGTGATCGACTATCTGCGCGACAATGGCGACCTGACCCGTGATTTCTGGGAAATCTTCGTCGTCGATGAAGGGCATAAGCCGATCGGCACCTGTCAGCTCAGCTGGGTGCTGACCTGTCCGCGCGGCATCGCCATGGCCGACCTGATGAAGCGCGAGCAGACGCTGATTCCGGTCGACATGGACCAGGAAGAAGTGGCGCTGCGCTTCCAGAAATATGCGCTGATTTCCGCCGCGGTGGTCGATGGCAGCGGCCGGCTGGTCGGCATGATCACGGTCGACGACATCGTCCACATCATTTCCGAGGAAGCGGGCGAGGATATTCTCCGCCTGTCGGGTGCGGGCGAAGGCGACATCAACGAGCCGGTGATGGACAGCTATCGCGCGCGCGTGCGCTGGCTGCTGACCAATTTGCTGACGGCGCTGGTGGCGTCGACCATCATCGGCATTTTCGAACATACGATCGAGAAGATGGTGGCGCTGGCCACGCTGATGCCGATCGTCGCGGGCGTGGGCGGCAATGCCGGCAGCCAGACCATGGCGGTGACGGTGCGCGCGCTGGCCACCAACCAGATTACCGGGTCGAACGCCCGTCGCACCATCTTGCGCGAAATTCGCGTGGCATTGCTCAACGGCTGCACCGTGGCGCTGGTGCTGGGGCTGGGCGTGGGGCTGGTGTTCCACAATGTCGCGCTGGGCGGCGTGATTGCCGCGGCGATGATGACCAATATCGTGACCGCCGGGCTGGCGGGCGCGGCGGTGCCGCTGGCGTTCGACCGGATGAACCTCGACCCGGCGGTGGCATCGTCCATCTTCGTTACGATGATCACGGACTCGATGGGCTTCTTCGCTTTTCTGGGGCTGGCGACGGCGGCGGGATTGACCGGCTGA
- a CDS encoding peptidylprolyl isomerase has product MADETLTLSLDSGGDVVIKLRPDLAPGHVERITTLAKDGFYDGVVFHRVIPGFMAQGGDPTGTGMGGSKLPDIKAEFSREPHVRGVCSMARAMNPNSANSQFFICFDDATFLDGQYTVWGEVTSGMEHVDALPKGEPPKTPGKIVKATVA; this is encoded by the coding sequence ATGGCCGACGAAACCCTTACCCTTTCCCTCGACAGCGGCGGCGACGTCGTGATCAAGCTGCGCCCCGATCTGGCGCCCGGCCATGTCGAACGCATCACCACCCTTGCCAAGGACGGCTTCTATGACGGCGTGGTCTTCCACCGCGTCATCCCCGGCTTCATGGCGCAGGGCGGCGATCCGACCGGCACCGGCATGGGCGGTTCCAAGCTGCCCGACATCAAGGCCGAATTCAGCCGCGAACCGCATGTCCGCGGCGTGTGCTCGATGGCCCGCGCGATGAACCCGAACAGCGCCAACAGCCAGTTCTTCATCTGCTTCGACGACGCCACCTTCCTCGACGGGCAGTACACCGTCTGGGGCGAAGTCACTTCGGGCATGGAACATGTCGACGCGCTGCCCAAGGGTGAGCCGCCCAAGACTCCGGGCAAGATCGTCAAGGCGACCGTCGCCTAA
- a CDS encoding outer membrane protein — translation MKTLLFTAVAAATLLPAAAMAQEDSSSTRRIEPYVGVMAGVHNYDSETSKEGIPPVGYKGRMVEGVAGVNYNVAGPLVLGVEGTVSKGVSGDIDWEYGAAGRVGVKAGKDSMFFGKVGYQWTNFDALGKDSRDYHGMTYGAGLELSPADLGSSAERSNVRLRVQADTTGNFHSIRPMAGVVVKY, via the coding sequence ATGAAGACACTGCTTTTCACGGCAGTTGCTGCCGCCACCCTGTTGCCTGCCGCCGCCATGGCGCAGGAAGACAGCAGCTCCACCCGCCGCATCGAACCCTATGTCGGCGTGATGGCGGGCGTGCATAATTATGACAGCGAGACCAGCAAGGAGGGCATTCCGCCCGTCGGCTACAAGGGCCGCATGGTCGAAGGCGTCGCGGGCGTGAACTATAATGTCGCCGGCCCGCTCGTGCTGGGCGTCGAAGGCACCGTGTCCAAGGGCGTCAGCGGCGACATCGACTGGGAATATGGCGCGGCCGGCCGCGTCGGCGTGAAGGCCGGCAAGGACAGCATGTTCTTCGGCAAGGTCGGCTATCAGTGGACCAATTTCGACGCGCTGGGCAAGGATAGCCGCGACTATCATGGCATGACCTATGGTGCGGGCCTGGAACTGTCGCCCGCCGACCTTGGCAGCTCGGCCGAGCGCAGCAATGTCCGCCTGCGCGTCCAGGCCGACACGACCGGCAATTTCCATTCGATCCGCCCGATGGCCGGCGTCGTCGTCAAATATTGA
- a CDS encoding bifunctional helix-turn-helix transcriptional regulator/GNAT family N-acetyltransferase, which produces MEQAIATIRTFNRFFTRHVGAIDARFLDSDANLPEARLLFEIARLEPVLASTLQAELDLDRGYLSRMIARFEKKEWIVRDQEAADARARPIRLTAAGRAAFDQLDSRQRAVVAQDLDRLDNVEQQDLLQALTRARLLLDPASGGPFIIRPFRTGEVSQVVTRQSILYAASHGWGRPLETLEAETVAAFLRDFKPDREQCWIAEIDGVMAGAIFLTDEGDGLARLRLLHVEPFARRRGIGDALVATCLQFARDKHYRAVTLWTHKILEPARRIYARHGFVCVSSDVHTVFGDPIEGETWRIALHP; this is translated from the coding sequence ATGGAACAGGCCATTGCAACCATCCGCACCTTCAACCGCTTCTTCACCCGCCATGTGGGGGCGATCGACGCGCGCTTCCTCGACAGCGACGCCAACCTGCCCGAGGCGCGGCTGCTGTTCGAAATCGCCCGGCTGGAACCGGTCCTCGCCAGCACGCTCCAGGCCGAACTGGACCTGGATCGCGGCTATCTCAGCCGCATGATCGCCCGCTTCGAGAAGAAGGAGTGGATCGTCCGTGATCAGGAAGCCGCCGACGCCCGCGCCCGCCCGATCCGCCTCACTGCCGCCGGCCGCGCCGCCTTCGACCAGCTCGACAGCCGCCAGCGCGCCGTCGTCGCCCAGGATCTGGACCGGCTCGACAACGTCGAGCAGCAGGATCTGCTCCAGGCGCTCACCCGCGCCCGGCTGTTGCTCGATCCCGCCAGCGGCGGCCCCTTCATCATCCGCCCCTTCCGCACCGGCGAGGTCAGCCAGGTCGTCACCCGCCAGTCGATCCTCTACGCCGCCAGCCATGGCTGGGGCCGGCCGCTCGAAACGCTGGAGGCCGAAACCGTCGCCGCCTTTCTGCGCGACTTCAAGCCGGATCGCGAACAATGCTGGATCGCGGAGATCGACGGCGTCATGGCCGGCGCGATATTCCTGACCGACGAGGGCGACGGCCTCGCCCGGCTGCGCCTGCTCCATGTCGAGCCCTTTGCGCGGCGGCGCGGAATCGGCGACGCGCTGGTCGCCACCTGCCTGCAATTCGCCCGCGACAAACATTATCGCGCCGTCACGCTGTGGACGCACAAGATATTGGAACCCGCGCGCCGCATCTATGCCCGGCACGGCTTCGTCTGCGTATCGAGCGACGTCCACACGGTCTTCGGCGACCCGATCGAGGGCGAGACCTGGCGCATCGCCCTCCATCCCTGA